The following proteins are co-located in the Micromonospora viridifaciens genome:
- a CDS encoding penicillin acylase family protein, translating into MNHPQNKGLSRRRILGGAAGLAAGAAVAAGLPSGGASAAPAQTPPDHARWNQRAAHVTITRDDWGIPHVVGKTDADAVFGMMYAQAEDDFNRIERNYLVSLGRLAEAEGESAIWQDLRQRLFIDPEELKRDYANCPAWLRELMQAWADGLNYYLATHPGTTPRVITRFEPWMPLSFSEGSIGGDIERVPLTQLEAFYSKRTIEMTDEERGLLFREPSGSNGIAIAPSHTRDGHALLLINPHTSFFFRSEQHVTSEEGLNVYGAATWGQFFIYQGFNAHTGWMHTSSGVDNVDEFAETVVTGADGSHSYRYGNELRPVTTKKITLAYRTADGRLAQRSFSTFATHHGPIVREADGKWIAFALMNKPVEALQQSFLRTKTRDYTDFIRVADFKANSSNNTLFADSKGEIAFLMPQFMPIRDDRFDYRKPVDGSDPTTDWRGLHSLESLPQAVNPKNGWTFNANNWPWTAAGADSPNAAEYPRYFDQAGENPRGPQVIRVMSGRKDFTPQTLIEAAFDPHLTAFARLVPQLVAAWDKLPAGDQQKAKLAGPIGLLRGWDYKWGAQSTATSLAVFWGEALWAPLSQAAREAGMSMWDYLAERATDPQRLAALESAVERLTQDFGNWQVPWGEINRFQRNDGAIVQTFDDAKPSSPVPFTSAQWGSLASFGARRYPGTKRYYGTSGNSFVAVVEFGPRLRAWAVTAGGASGHPDSPHFNDQAERYASGDLRPVYFYPEDLKGHIERSYKPGK; encoded by the coding sequence ATGAATCACCCGCAGAACAAGGGACTGAGCCGGCGTCGCATCCTCGGTGGAGCAGCCGGACTGGCCGCCGGAGCCGCCGTCGCGGCCGGGCTGCCGTCCGGCGGCGCGTCCGCCGCGCCCGCGCAGACCCCGCCCGACCACGCCCGCTGGAACCAGCGGGCGGCGCACGTGACGATCACCCGCGACGACTGGGGCATCCCGCACGTCGTCGGCAAGACCGACGCCGATGCGGTGTTCGGGATGATGTACGCCCAGGCCGAGGACGACTTCAACCGGATCGAACGCAACTACCTGGTCAGCCTCGGCCGCCTCGCCGAGGCCGAGGGCGAGAGCGCCATCTGGCAGGACCTGCGCCAGCGGCTGTTCATCGACCCCGAGGAACTGAAGCGGGACTACGCGAACTGCCCGGCCTGGCTGCGCGAGCTGATGCAGGCCTGGGCGGACGGGCTCAACTACTACCTCGCGACGCACCCCGGGACGACGCCACGCGTGATCACCCGGTTCGAGCCGTGGATGCCGCTGAGCTTCTCCGAAGGCAGCATCGGCGGTGACATCGAGCGGGTGCCGCTCACCCAGCTCGAAGCCTTCTACAGCAAGCGCACGATCGAGATGACCGACGAGGAGCGCGGCCTGCTCTTCCGCGAGCCCAGCGGATCGAACGGCATCGCGATCGCGCCGAGCCACACCCGGGACGGCCACGCGCTGCTGCTGATCAACCCGCACACCAGCTTCTTCTTCCGCTCCGAGCAGCACGTGACCAGCGAGGAGGGGCTCAACGTCTACGGCGCCGCCACCTGGGGGCAGTTCTTCATCTACCAGGGCTTCAACGCCCACACCGGCTGGATGCACACCTCCAGCGGTGTCGACAACGTCGACGAGTTCGCCGAGACGGTCGTGACCGGGGCGGACGGCAGCCACTCCTACCGCTACGGCAACGAGTTGCGGCCGGTGACGACGAAGAAGATCACCTTGGCCTACCGCACCGCCGACGGCCGGCTGGCGCAGCGCAGCTTCAGCACCTTCGCCACCCACCACGGGCCGATCGTGCGCGAGGCGGACGGCAAGTGGATCGCGTTCGCGCTGATGAACAAGCCCGTCGAGGCGCTGCAGCAGAGCTTCCTGCGCACCAAGACGCGGGACTACACGGACTTCATCCGGGTGGCCGACTTCAAGGCCAACAGCTCGAACAACACCCTCTTCGCGGACTCGAAGGGCGAGATCGCCTTCCTGATGCCGCAGTTCATGCCGATCCGGGACGATCGCTTCGACTACCGCAAGCCCGTCGACGGCAGCGACCCGACGACCGACTGGCGCGGGCTGCACAGCCTCGAGAGCCTGCCGCAGGCGGTGAACCCGAAGAACGGCTGGACGTTCAACGCGAACAACTGGCCCTGGACCGCGGCCGGCGCGGACAGCCCCAACGCCGCCGAGTATCCGCGCTACTTCGACCAGGCCGGCGAGAACCCGCGCGGGCCGCAGGTGATCCGGGTGATGAGCGGGCGGAAGGACTTCACCCCGCAGACGCTGATCGAAGCCGCCTTCGATCCGCACCTCACCGCGTTCGCCCGGCTCGTGCCGCAGCTTGTCGCGGCGTGGGACAAGCTGCCCGCGGGCGACCAGCAGAAGGCCAAGCTCGCCGGCCCGATCGGCCTGCTGCGCGGCTGGGACTACAAGTGGGGCGCGCAGTCGACCGCGACGTCGTTGGCCGTGTTCTGGGGTGAGGCGCTCTGGGCGCCCCTGTCCCAGGCGGCACGAGAGGCGGGCATGTCGATGTGGGACTACCTGGCCGAGCGCGCCACCGACCCGCAGCGCCTCGCGGCGCTCGAGTCGGCCGTCGAGCGGCTGACGCAGGACTTCGGCAACTGGCAGGTGCCCTGGGGCGAGATCAACCGCTTCCAGCGCAACGACGGCGCGATCGTCCAGACGTTCGACGACGCCAAGCCGAGCAGCCCGGTGCCCTTCACCTCCGCCCAGTGGGGCTCCCTCGCCTCCTTCGGGGCGAGGCGCTACCCGGGTACGAAGCGCTACTACGGCACCAGCGGCAACAGCTTCGTGGCGGTCGTGGAGTTCGGGCCGAGGCTGCGCGCCTGGGCGGTGACGGCGGGAGGCGCGAGCGGGCACCCCGACTCGCCGCACTTCAACGACCAGGCCGAACGCTACGCCAGCGGCGACCTCCGGCCCGTCTACTTCTACCCGGAGGACCTCAAGGGCCACATCGAGCGGAGCTACAAGCCGGGCAAGTGA
- a CDS encoding aminopeptidase P family protein, with amino-acid sequence MREGKPPKLSEIAAFAEYMNTGWGMPDRTPRVVPGAVEAAAAHRARLAEALPGRTIVLAAGEAPVRSNDMTYDFRPDSDFLWVTGCAVPNAVVVLRDGDPTLYLPPPAAPGDPGFWTDPRYGELWVGAEPGLAEWARALGVEVRPLSELTEDVTRDEEVGRTLAELRMYKDEWEIGQLREAVDRTVDGFAAVVREIPTAIAGPGERWLQGTFDRYARAYGNGPGYATIVGSGQHAPTLHWVRCDGPVLPDEVLLLDMGVEVNSFYTADVTRTFPASGRFSPAQRQVHDLVEQAHRAGLAAVGPGRRFTDFHHASMEVIARGLADWGLLPVSVDEALSDTGQHHRRYLVCGVGHHLGLDVHDCGRATEEAYQGATMAPGMVLTVEPGLYFHAHDLTVPPELRGIGVRIEDDLLVTPDGMEVLSRALPLDADGLEKWMAVDCHEHVSHGK; translated from the coding sequence TTGCGTGAAGGCAAGCCGCCGAAGCTGTCCGAGATCGCGGCATTCGCGGAGTACATGAACACGGGATGGGGCATGCCGGACCGCACTCCGCGGGTCGTCCCCGGCGCCGTCGAGGCGGCCGCCGCCCACCGGGCCAGGCTGGCCGAGGCGCTCCCCGGCCGGACCATCGTGCTGGCGGCGGGGGAGGCGCCCGTGCGCAGCAACGACATGACGTACGACTTCCGCCCGGACAGCGACTTTCTCTGGGTGACCGGCTGTGCGGTGCCGAACGCCGTGGTGGTGCTGCGCGACGGCGACCCCACGCTCTATCTGCCGCCACCCGCCGCTCCCGGCGACCCCGGCTTCTGGACCGACCCCCGGTACGGCGAGCTGTGGGTCGGGGCCGAGCCTGGGCTGGCCGAGTGGGCGCGGGCGCTGGGCGTCGAGGTCCGGCCGCTCTCCGAGCTCACCGAGGACGTGACCCGGGACGAGGAGGTCGGCCGCACCCTCGCCGAACTGCGCATGTACAAGGACGAGTGGGAGATCGGGCAGCTCCGCGAGGCCGTGGACCGCACGGTCGACGGCTTCGCCGCGGTGGTCCGCGAGATCCCCACCGCGATCGCCGGGCCCGGTGAGCGGTGGCTGCAGGGCACCTTCGACCGGTACGCCCGGGCGTACGGCAACGGCCCCGGCTACGCCACCATCGTCGGCAGCGGCCAGCATGCGCCCACGCTGCACTGGGTGCGCTGCGACGGCCCGGTTCTGCCGGACGAGGTGCTCCTGCTCGACATGGGTGTCGAGGTCAACAGCTTCTACACCGCCGATGTCACCCGCACGTTCCCCGCCTCCGGACGGTTCTCTCCCGCCCAGCGGCAGGTGCACGACCTGGTGGAACAGGCCCACCGAGCCGGGCTGGCGGCGGTGGGCCCCGGCCGTCGGTTCACCGACTTCCACCACGCGTCGATGGAGGTGATCGCCCGGGGCCTGGCGGACTGGGGGCTGCTGCCGGTCTCCGTGGACGAGGCGCTCTCCGACACCGGCCAGCACCACCGGCGCTACCTGGTGTGCGGTGTCGGCCACCACCTGGGGCTGGACGTGCACGACTGCGGCCGGGCGACAGAGGAGGCATACCAGGGCGCGACCATGGCACCCGGCATGGTGCTCACGGTCGAGCCCGGGCTGTACTTCCACGCGCACGACCTGACCGTGCCGCCGGAGTTGCGCGGTATCGGCGTGCGCATCGAGGACGACCTCCTGGTCACGCCGGACGGCATGGAGGTGCTCTCCCGTGCGCTGCCGCTGGACGCCGACGGCCTGGAGAAGTGGATGGCGGTCGATTGTCACGAGCATGTCTCGCACGGCAAATAG
- the fmdA gene encoding formamidase, which translates to MPELLFALDSNRRFTDQEKIGHNRWHPDIPPVATVRPGQSFRVHCREWFDGAIHNDDSAEDVRDAPLTRVHALSGPFAVEGAEPGDLLMVDILDMGPIPQEDSGPLAGQGWGYTGIFAKANGGSFLTDQFPDAYKAVWDFTGHRATSRHIPGVSFTGMSHPGLMGTAPSAALLAKWNQREAALRATAPDRVPPLCLPPEPQDAILGTLTGAEFDRVAAEAARTAPPRENGGNQDIKNFTTGTRVFYPVYVPGAHLSVGDLHFSQGDGEITFCGGIEMGGFIDLHVDLIKNGMQTYGVTENAIFLPGNTPPQFSQWLAFSGISVTLDGEQRYLDSQLAYQRACLHAIDYLTRFGYQPEQAYLLLGAAPIEGRFSGVVDIPNSCATVYLPTEIFDFDVRPSAAGPARIDPGRGAPKASMS; encoded by the coding sequence GTGCCTGAACTGCTCTTCGCCCTCGACTCCAACAGAAGGTTCACCGACCAGGAGAAAATCGGGCACAACCGGTGGCACCCCGACATCCCGCCCGTGGCGACGGTACGACCCGGCCAGTCGTTCCGCGTCCACTGCCGCGAATGGTTCGACGGCGCGATCCACAACGACGACTCCGCCGAGGACGTCCGGGACGCCCCGCTGACCAGGGTCCACGCCCTCAGCGGCCCGTTCGCCGTCGAGGGCGCCGAGCCGGGCGACCTGCTCATGGTCGACATCCTCGACATGGGTCCCATCCCACAGGAGGACTCCGGCCCCCTGGCCGGCCAGGGCTGGGGTTACACCGGCATCTTCGCCAAGGCCAACGGCGGCAGCTTCCTCACCGATCAGTTCCCCGACGCCTACAAGGCCGTCTGGGACTTCACCGGCCACCGGGCCACCTCCCGGCACATCCCCGGCGTCTCGTTCACCGGGATGTCCCATCCCGGGCTGATGGGCACCGCCCCGTCCGCCGCGCTGCTGGCCAAATGGAACCAGCGGGAGGCGGCGCTGCGCGCCACCGCGCCGGACCGGGTTCCACCGCTGTGCCTGCCGCCCGAGCCGCAGGACGCGATCCTCGGCACCCTCACGGGAGCCGAGTTCGACCGGGTGGCGGCGGAGGCGGCGCGCACCGCGCCGCCCCGGGAGAACGGCGGCAACCAGGACATCAAGAACTTCACCACCGGCACCCGGGTCTTCTACCCGGTGTACGTGCCCGGCGCCCACCTGTCCGTCGGCGACCTGCACTTCTCCCAGGGCGACGGGGAGATCACCTTCTGTGGTGGCATCGAGATGGGCGGGTTCATCGACCTGCACGTCGACCTGATCAAGAACGGCATGCAGACGTACGGCGTCACCGAGAACGCGATCTTCCTGCCCGGGAACACCCCACCGCAGTTCAGCCAGTGGCTGGCCTTCTCCGGAATCTCCGTCACCCTCGACGGCGAACAGCGGTACCTCGACTCGCAGCTCGCCTACCAGCGCGCCTGCCTGCACGCCATCGACTACCTGACCCGCTTCGGATACCAGCCCGAGCAGGCGTACCTGCTGCTCGGCGCGGCACCGATCGAGGGCCGGTTCTCCGGCGTGGTGGACATCCCCAACTCCTGCGCGACCGTCTACCTGCCCACCGAGATCTTCGACTTCGACGTACGCCCCTCCGCCGCCGGCCCCGCCAGGATCGACCCGGGTCGCGGCGCCCCGAAGGCCAGCATGAGCTGA
- a CDS encoding low affinity iron permease family protein: MTAVDDRRRDGTAKMPTDVSARLGFFDRFATAVAGYASHAWFFAACLILVLVWAPTVIWFSIDTWQLIINTATTIVTFLLVALLQNTQTRADAAVQHKLNAIADALSDLMDQHAENYPDLRRDRAELRAAVGLEDRESA; the protein is encoded by the coding sequence ATGACCGCTGTCGACGACCGCCGCCGCGACGGCACGGCGAAGATGCCGACCGATGTCTCCGCTCGGCTGGGATTCTTCGACCGCTTCGCCACCGCCGTGGCCGGCTACGCCTCCCACGCCTGGTTCTTCGCCGCCTGCCTGATCCTGGTCCTCGTCTGGGCTCCCACCGTCATCTGGTTCAGCATCGACACCTGGCAATTGATCATCAACACCGCCACCACCATCGTCACGTTCCTGCTCGTAGCGCTGCTGCAGAACACCCAGACCCGCGCCGACGCGGCCGTGCAGCACAAGCTGAACGCCATCGCCGACGCCCTGTCCGACCTGATGGACCAGCACGCCGAGAATTACCCCGACCTGCGGCGCGATCGTGCCGAACTTCGCGCCGCAGTCGGGCTGGAAGACCGCGAGAGCGCCTAA
- a CDS encoding polysaccharide deacetylase family protein, with translation MTWPAAPRRATALVALVTAALLSSAYAIGRTLAVDRSRQHAAEVAGGPNGPHYTDQPGSAATARGDRSAGSPEAGPDATATAGGGISGAQAVTGTRQVALTFDDGPDPRYTPQVLAVLRQFRVHATFCVVGENAQRYPELVQAIVADGHTLCNHSWNHNLSLSRRPPGEIRADLLRANAAIRAAVPDAPICWYRQPGGMWAYPVVSAAHELGMTPLHWSVDPADWQAPGAGRIAAVVIGNAEPGSVVLLHDGGGNRQGTVDALHRILPELTSRFELAALPVQSR, from the coding sequence ATGACGTGGCCGGCTGCACCCAGACGCGCCACGGCGCTGGTCGCCCTGGTGACAGCCGCCCTGCTCTCCTCGGCCTATGCGATCGGGCGGACCTTGGCCGTGGACCGGTCGCGGCAACACGCCGCCGAAGTTGCCGGCGGCCCGAACGGCCCGCACTACACCGACCAGCCGGGGTCGGCTGCCACGGCGCGCGGCGACCGCAGCGCGGGCTCGCCCGAGGCCGGGCCGGACGCCACGGCCACCGCCGGCGGTGGGATCTCCGGCGCGCAGGCCGTCACCGGCACCCGCCAGGTCGCGCTCACCTTCGACGACGGGCCCGACCCCCGATACACCCCGCAGGTCCTGGCCGTGCTGCGGCAGTTCCGCGTGCACGCAACCTTCTGTGTGGTCGGGGAGAACGCGCAGCGGTACCCCGAGCTGGTGCAGGCGATCGTGGCCGATGGGCACACCCTCTGCAATCACTCCTGGAACCACAACCTTTCGCTGAGCCGACGGCCTCCGGGCGAGATCCGGGCAGATCTGCTCCGGGCCAACGCGGCGATCAGGGCCGCGGTCCCCGACGCGCCGATCTGCTGGTACCGCCAGCCAGGAGGGATGTGGGCCTACCCGGTGGTGTCGGCGGCGCACGAGTTGGGCATGACGCCGTTGCACTGGAGCGTGGACCCGGCGGACTGGCAGGCGCCGGGCGCCGGCCGGATCGCCGCAGTGGTGATCGGCAACGCCGAACCGGGCTCGGTGGTGCTGTTGCACGACGGCGGCGGGAACCGGCAGGGCACGGTGGACGCGCTGCACCGCATCCTGCCGGAGCTCACCTCCCGGTTCGAGTTGGCGGCACTGCCTGTCCAGTCCAGGTGA
- a CDS encoding ester cyclase, with the protein MADDVKARYRRYLEQAWTADGERLDALAAELVTPDFVIHQARSDGASAEQVRGPAALTKLIRESCSLFRDVSTVIEVGPIVDGDLVAARWRFHGRYVGGMPGATAEPGTEVRFAGTDILRSSGDRFAEYWVVSEGLSLMAQLGVGQG; encoded by the coding sequence ATGGCCGACGATGTGAAGGCCCGCTACCGGCGGTATCTGGAGCAGGCGTGGACGGCCGACGGCGAGCGGCTCGACGCGCTCGCCGCCGAGCTGGTGACCCCGGACTTCGTGATCCACCAGGCCCGCTCGGACGGCGCGTCGGCCGAGCAGGTCCGCGGCCCGGCGGCCCTGACCAAGCTGATCCGGGAGAGCTGCTCACTGTTCCGGGACGTATCCACTGTTATCGAGGTCGGCCCGATCGTCGACGGGGACCTGGTCGCCGCGCGCTGGCGGTTCCACGGCAGGTACGTCGGCGGGATGCCGGGTGCCACCGCCGAGCCGGGGACCGAGGTGCGGTTCGCCGGCACGGACATCCTGCGCAGCAGCGGCGACCGGTTCGCTGAGTACTGGGTGGTCTCGGAGGGGTTGAGCCTGATGGCTCAGCTCGGGGTCGGCCAGGGCTGA
- a CDS encoding IS607 family transposase, which translates to MKLSDWARQQGVTYQTAWRWVKDGKMPVPVRQAPSGTWIVAEAPSAAGRVVAYCRVSSSDQKGDLDRQVVRVVEGANAQGLAVAEIVTEIGSGLDGKRRKLHRLLADPTAAVIVVERKDRLARFGVEDLQAALAATGRRLVIINPEESTDDLVKDMADVLTWMCARLYGQRAAKNRAARAVAVVTGEEPSV; encoded by the coding sequence GTGAAGCTGTCAGACTGGGCACGCCAGCAGGGCGTGACCTATCAGACGGCTTGGCGGTGGGTGAAGGACGGCAAGATGCCTGTCCCTGTCCGTCAGGCGCCGTCTGGTACGTGGATCGTGGCCGAGGCGCCGTCCGCGGCCGGCCGGGTGGTCGCCTACTGCCGTGTGTCCTCCAGCGACCAGAAGGGTGACCTGGACCGCCAGGTCGTGCGGGTTGTGGAGGGGGCGAACGCCCAGGGTCTCGCGGTGGCGGAGATCGTGACTGAGATTGGCTCCGGCCTGGACGGCAAGCGTCGCAAGCTGCATCGCCTCCTCGCCGACCCGACTGCGGCGGTGATCGTGGTCGAGCGCAAGGATCGGCTGGCCCGGTTCGGTGTGGAGGACTTGCAAGCCGCGCTCGCTGCGACCGGGCGCCGTCTGGTGATCATCAACCCGGAGGAATCCACGGACGACCTGGTGAAGGACATGGCCGACGTGCTGACCTGGATGTGTGCCCGGTTGTACGGGCAGCGGGCGGCGAAGAACCGCGCCGCTCGTGCTGTGGCCGTCGTGACCGGCGAGGAGCCGTCGGTGTGA
- the tnpB gene encoding IS607 family element RNA-guided endonuclease TnpB codes for MKKFEPRPGFVVQAFRFALDPNVTQEQRLRSHCGAARAAYNWAVGWVMASWWQRKAEASYGIAEQELTPWRPWSLLALRKVFNEVKKTDPRFAGWWQENSKEAYGTGLANAAAAFDNYAKSKRGQREGRRVGMPRRKSKRTAGLACRFTTGAIRVEPDRRHVTLPRLGTIRTHESTRKLHRRIGNGTARILSATVRFERGRWFVSFQVEIQRATDRAPARPDVAAGVDLGVTCLAVIADSQGEVRFIPNPAHYDSALKHLKRLSRRVSRRRGPDRRTRQKPSRRWAIANAERNRVHHRVANLRQDGLHKLTTAITGEYGTVVVEDLNVAGMLRNRRLARRVADAGFAEIRRQTAYKTGWTGGTHVVADRWYPSSKTCSNCRTVKAKLPLHVRVFRCDACDLVIDRDENAARNLAALATAVTTGTGVAGDPGAQTPKPRGADHKTRTTTRSRKATGGRAGGATLPHQRQKETRDRHQDTETQPALR; via the coding sequence GTGAAGAAGTTCGAGCCGCGCCCGGGTTTCGTGGTGCAGGCGTTCCGGTTCGCGTTGGACCCGAATGTCACGCAGGAGCAGCGGCTGCGGTCGCATTGTGGTGCGGCTCGCGCCGCCTACAACTGGGCTGTGGGCTGGGTGATGGCGTCGTGGTGGCAGCGGAAGGCGGAGGCGTCGTACGGCATCGCCGAGCAGGAGTTGACGCCGTGGCGGCCGTGGTCGCTGCTGGCGTTGCGGAAGGTGTTCAACGAGGTCAAGAAAACCGACCCGCGTTTCGCCGGCTGGTGGCAGGAGAACTCCAAGGAGGCGTACGGCACGGGCCTGGCGAACGCGGCGGCGGCGTTCGACAACTACGCCAAGTCCAAGCGCGGGCAGCGTGAGGGCAGGCGCGTGGGCATGCCTCGGCGGAAGTCCAAGCGCACCGCCGGGCTTGCTTGCCGGTTCACCACCGGCGCCATCCGCGTCGAGCCGGACCGGCGGCATGTCACGCTGCCACGGCTCGGGACGATCCGCACCCACGAGTCCACCCGCAAGCTGCACCGCCGCATCGGCAACGGCACCGCCCGGATCCTGTCGGCCACGGTCAGGTTCGAGCGGGGCCGCTGGTTCGTCTCCTTCCAGGTCGAGATCCAGCGTGCCACCGACCGCGCTCCGGCGCGCCCGGACGTGGCGGCGGGTGTGGACCTGGGCGTGACGTGCCTCGCGGTGATCGCCGACAGTCAGGGCGAGGTGCGGTTCATCCCGAACCCGGCGCACTACGACAGCGCGCTCAAGCACCTCAAGCGGCTGTCCCGCCGGGTTTCCCGCCGCCGCGGGCCGGACCGGCGCACCCGGCAGAAGCCGTCCAGGCGGTGGGCGATCGCGAACGCCGAGCGCAACCGCGTGCACCATCGGGTGGCGAACCTGCGGCAGGACGGCCTGCACAAACTCACCACCGCCATCACTGGCGAGTACGGCACGGTGGTGGTCGAAGACCTCAACGTTGCCGGCATGCTCCGCAACCGACGCCTGGCCCGCCGTGTCGCCGACGCCGGCTTCGCAGAGATCCGCCGCCAGACCGCCTACAAGACCGGCTGGACCGGCGGCACCCACGTGGTCGCTGACCGCTGGTACCCGTCGTCCAAAACCTGCTCGAACTGCCGCACGGTGAAAGCCAAGCTGCCGCTGCACGTCCGAGTGTTCCGCTGCGACGCCTGCGATCTGGTCATCGACCGGGACGAGAACGCAGCCCGCAACCTCGCCGCCCTCGCGACGGCAGTAACAACGGGTACCGGAGTGGCCGGAGACCCGGGCGCGCAAACGCCGAAACCGCGTGGAGCCGACCACAAGACCCGCACCACCACCCGAAGCCGCAAGGCCACGGGTGGGCGGGCAGGTGGCGCAACCCTGCCGCACCAACGGCAGAAGGAAACGCGAGACCGTCATCAGGACACCGAAACGCAACCCGCGCTCCGGTGA
- a CDS encoding aminotransferase class IV has product MELDGLPATADDLAALALVNYGHFTTVRLEHGGVRGLGLHLDRLSRDCAALFGVHLDVDRVRGLARHLAARVDPPAMLRITVFDPDLTVVRPAEQARLRVLVSVRPADPPASSPLRLHAVCHRRDLPEVKHVGLFGAVRQRRMAQRAGFDDALFVDPDGQVSEGPTWNIGFVVAGEVWWPAADCLPGVTARLLGGVLAGIGMPVRRVPIRLGDLPVGCGAFVTSAGVGVRPVAAIDDQSLAVEPALFERLRAGYEAIQPEPLLIP; this is encoded by the coding sequence ATGGAGCTGGACGGGCTGCCCGCGACCGCCGACGATCTGGCGGCACTGGCGCTGGTCAACTACGGACACTTCACCACCGTCCGGCTCGAGCACGGTGGGGTGCGCGGGCTGGGCCTGCACCTCGACCGGCTGTCCCGCGACTGCGCGGCGCTGTTCGGAGTACACCTCGACGTCGACCGGGTCCGCGGGCTGGCCCGGCACCTGGCTGCCCGGGTGGACCCGCCGGCGATGCTGCGGATCACCGTGTTCGACCCGGATCTCACGGTCGTCCGCCCCGCCGAGCAGGCGCGGCTCCGGGTGCTGGTCAGCGTGCGGCCGGCCGACCCGCCGGCGTCGTCCCCGCTGCGCCTGCACGCGGTGTGCCACCGGCGGGACCTGCCGGAGGTCAAGCACGTCGGCCTGTTCGGCGCGGTCCGGCAGCGTCGCATGGCTCAGCGTGCCGGCTTCGACGACGCGCTCTTTGTCGACCCGGACGGCCAGGTCAGCGAGGGGCCCACCTGGAACATCGGCTTCGTCGTGGCCGGCGAGGTGTGGTGGCCTGCGGCGGACTGCCTGCCCGGGGTCACCGCCCGCCTGCTCGGTGGGGTGCTGGCCGGGATCGGCATGCCGGTGCGCCGAGTGCCGATCCGGCTCGGTGACCTGCCCGTCGGGTGCGGGGCCTTCGTCACCAGCGCCGGCGTCGGTGTCCGGCCGGTGGCGGCGATCGACGACCAGTCGCTCGCCGTCGAGCCGGCGCTGTTCGAGCGGCTGCGGGCCGGCTACGAGGCGATTCAGCCCGAGCCGTTGCTGATTCCGTAG
- a CDS encoding MFS transporter, with protein MTEPSGGPNGAASGRPAGSWLTRNLKVLSGVSLLQDAASELLYPILPIFLTAVLGAPAAVVGAVEGVAEGTAALSKVASGRIADRFRARPMIGLGYGLAALGKVAIAAAVVWPVVLAGRSLDRLGKGIRDTPRDALIALGVPQPARGRAFGFHRAMDTTGAVIGPLIGLAGYELLHHRIRPLLVIAVVPAVASALLVAAVREAPRRVSPAGGWHLRRLPGRYWRIVAVLGLFGLVNFPDALLLLRLHQIGFSVPAVIGAYVTYNAVYALLSYPAGVVADRLSPPVVFGAGLILFALTYTGLGLTRSHTAAWLLLAAYGGFTALTDGVGKAWISGLLAPHDQGSGQGLFQGVTGLAVLAAGLWAGLAWGRDGTLPLLVSGAAAAALAAWLLTGPVRRGGSKQRPR; from the coding sequence GTGACCGAACCGTCTGGTGGGCCGAACGGCGCCGCGTCTGGCCGGCCGGCTGGTTCCTGGCTGACCCGGAACCTGAAGGTGCTGTCCGGTGTGTCGTTGTTGCAGGACGCCGCGTCGGAGTTGTTGTACCCGATCCTGCCGATCTTCCTGACCGCCGTGTTGGGGGCGCCCGCCGCCGTGGTGGGGGCGGTGGAAGGTGTCGCCGAGGGCACTGCCGCGCTGAGCAAGGTCGCCAGCGGTCGGATCGCTGACCGGTTCCGTGCCCGGCCCATGATCGGCCTCGGGTACGGGCTAGCGGCGCTCGGCAAGGTGGCCATCGCCGCTGCCGTTGTCTGGCCGGTCGTCCTCGCCGGTCGTAGCCTGGACCGGCTCGGCAAGGGCATTCGGGACACACCTCGTGATGCGCTGATCGCGCTCGGAGTGCCGCAGCCCGCCAGAGGGCGGGCCTTCGGTTTCCACCGGGCGATGGACACCACCGGCGCGGTGATCGGGCCGCTCATCGGGCTCGCCGGCTACGAGCTGCTGCACCACCGGATCCGGCCGCTGCTCGTCATCGCGGTGGTGCCTGCCGTGGCCAGCGCCCTTCTGGTCGCCGCGGTCCGCGAAGCACCGCGTCGCGTCTCCCCGGCCGGCGGGTGGCACCTGCGGCGACTGCCCGGCCGCTACTGGCGAATTGTCGCCGTACTGGGGCTGTTCGGCCTGGTTAACTTTCCCGACGCGCTCCTGCTCCTGCGACTGCACCAGATCGGCTTCTCCGTCCCCGCTGTCATCGGCGCCTACGTCACCTACAACGCGGTCTACGCGCTGCTGAGTTATCCGGCCGGGGTCGTCGCCGACCGGCTGTCACCACCCGTGGTCTTCGGCGCTGGCCTGATCCTGTTCGCCCTCACCTACACCGGTCTCGGGCTGACCCGCTCCCACACCGCCGCGTGGCTTCTCCTGGCCGCGTACGGCGGATTCACCGCCTTGACCGACGGAGTCGGCAAGGCGTGGATCTCCGGACTCCTGGCCCCCCACGATCAGGGCAGCGGCCAAGGCCTGTTCCAGGGCGTGACCGGCCTGGCGGTCCTGGCCGCCGGTCTCTGGGCCGGACTCGCCTGGGGTCGCGACGGCACCCTCCCCCTCCTGGTCTCCGGAGCAGCCGCCGCCGCCCTCGCCGCGTGGCTCCTCACCGGCCCCGTCCGACGAGGCGGTAGCAAGCAGCGACCACGGTAA